A single genomic interval of Trichosurus vulpecula isolate mTriVul1 chromosome 6, mTriVul1.pri, whole genome shotgun sequence harbors:
- the LAMTOR3 gene encoding ragulator complex protein LAMTOR3 — MADDLKRFLYKKLPSVEGLHAIVVSDRDGVPVIKVANDNAPEHALRPGFLSTFALATDQGSKLGLSKNKSIICYYNTYQVVQFNRLPLVVSFIASSSANTGLIVSLEKELAPLFEELRQVVEGS; from the exons ATGGCGGAT GATTTGAAGAGATTCCTCTACAAAAAGTTACCAAG tgTTGAAGGTCTTCATGCCATTGTAGTCTCAGACAGGGATGGAGTGCCTGTTATCAAAG TGGCAAATGATAATGCTCCAGAGCATGCATTAAGGCCTGGTTTCCTGTCTACTTTTGCACTTGCAACAGACCAGGGCAGCAAACTTGGactttcaaaaaacaaaagtatCATTTGCTACTACAACACATACCAA gtagtcCAATTCAATCGGTTACCATTGGTGGTGAGTTTCATAGCAAGCAGCAGCGCAAATACTG GACTGATTGTCAGCCTAGAAAAGGAACTTGCTCCATTATTTGAAGAATTGAGACAGGTTGTGGAAGGTTCTTAA